In Thermococcus profundus, the genomic stretch ACGGAGCTCATCAAGAGGGTTGAGAGACAGATTTTCGCCAAGAAAAAGGCGGCGCTCTTTAAACCCGCCATAGACAACCGCTATTCGGAGAGAGACGTTGTTGCCCACAATGGACTTAGATACGAGGCCTTCGTTGTCCCAACTACCGAGGAAGGTGTTGAAAGGATAGCGGAGATAACGCTCAGCGAGGGGTATGAGGTTATAGGGATAGATGAAGTCCAGTTCTTCCCGCTTTCGATTGTTAAAACCCTAAACGAGCTGGCCGATCAAGGGATCTACGTCATAGCAAGCGGACTGAACCTCGACTTTAAAGCCGATCCATTCCCGGTTACAAAGGAGCTTCTCGTTAGAGCAGACAACATAGTTTATCTAACGGCAGTTTGCACCGTCTGCGGGAAGCCTGCAACGAGGAGTCAGAGGTTAATAGATGGAAAACCAGCACCCAGGAACTCGCCGGTCATACAGGTTGGGGGGAGGGAGAGCTATGAGGCGAGGTGCAGGGAGCACCACATCGTCCCTGAGGGGTGAGCTGGTGGAGGTAATCCACTGCCGAGGACACCCGAACGTGAAGGCCACCCACCGCTCGACGCTGGAGTTCACGAAGGAGGACTATTTAACCCCAAGGGGTGACTGTATCATATGCATTGAAGCTGACAGGGGCATCAACGACCTGAGCGAGGAATTCAAAAAAGCCCTAAGGGAAGGAAAAAGGCTCCAGATAAGAATAAGGGTCGGCGATCTAACAGACGAAGTTATCGCAGAGGGGAGCGAAGATCTGATACTTGACCACCCGTACTCCATGGTGATCAGAAAGAGCGACTACATCGATGCCAGAACCCTAGCGGTCCGGGCCAACAAGGCCGCCAGGGACATAGACAGGAGGATAGTCGAGATGCTGAAAAAACCTGAAACAGAGGCAGAGGTGGAGCTGAGGATCCTGGACTAGGAATCCCCTTCAGGCTTCTCTTCTTCCTCCGCTTCCAGAGTCTCCTTGCTGAGAGCGCCGAATAGGGCCCTCTCCTCCGCCCTGCTTAAAAGACCCTCAACTTCAAGCTCGGGAAACTCCCGTCTAAGGACTGAAAACTCCCTTCTGCCCAGAGTCTCTTCGTCGATAACGACCACAAGGAGTGAGTTTGAGAGAAGCACGTAATCCTTGAGGGAGGCGAGGAACTTCATGACGCCCTTGAAGTCGTTGTGAAGGAGGAGGTACTCGAGTCCGTCCAAGATTATGAGGCAGTTGCCACCTTTCTCGGAGACAAAGCGCATGATATGCTCCATGATCACGTGAAGTTTGGCTGGATCAGTTGCGTTAGGCGCGTCCACCCGGCTGAGCCAGATCGTCTTATCCGCTTTACTGCATCCCACTGGTTTTTGTTTTCTGCCCACATAGACAACACCGTTTACAAGCTTACATAGGGGGGCTATTTTGGATAAATCGTCTGAGCTTATGCTGAAACCACCCACAACGGCCCCCTTTCCAGGTTTTTTCTCGAAGGGAGATTGAGACGCTTCCCTTCCGAACAGCTGAACCGAAAGTTTGAGATAGTGGAGGGCGGCAGTCATTATAATGAGATAAGACGTGAGGAACATGGAGGCCATTATCCACCAGAGCGGCTTTGGGGACAGCGAGTCTATGATCACGCCCAAGCTCCCGGCCACGGAGAAAAGACTGGAGAGCAGTATCCTGAAAGCCAACCCCTTGGAGGCAGGGGTGGTTAGACGCTGGTAGTATAAATATGCAGAGATGGTAAATACAAGCGAGATCAAAAGTGCAATCACACCAGCAACAGCGCCAAGGATATCAGCAGGCACGGCTCTTCCCCAAAGCCATTAGAATTAGAACGTACTTAAGCTTTTTCTAAGGTGGATCGACGTTCTAAGAAAGCGGGGGATCACAAGGGGACATGGCTCGCTCTCAGTCCACTGCTGTACCATTGTGTTCGTTTTTTGCCTTAATTAGACTCGTCACAAGACGATAAACCTAAAAAGGAGTGTGAGAACAATCAACTAGGTGAGAGAAATGGCAAGGGTTGACATCATAGACACGACCTTTAGGGACGCTCATCAGTCCCTTATAGCGACTCGCCTTCAAACGGAGGACATGCTCGCGATAGCGGAGAAGATGGACAGGATAGGCTTCTATTCCATGGAGGTCTGGGGAGGGGCCACCTTCGACGTGGCTATACGATACCTCAACGAAGATCCCTGGGAGAGGCTTCGCCTCCTTAGAGAGCACATAAGCAATACCAAGCTCCAAATGCTCCTCCGCGGCCAGAACATCGTCGGATACAAGCACTATCCAGATGACGTCGTCGAGAAGTTCGTCGAGCTGGCCCACAAGAACGGGGTAGACATCTTCCGCGTCTTCGATGCCCTAAACGACGTCAGGAACATGGAGGTTGCCATAAGGAAGGCCAAGGAAGTCGGGGCTGAGGTTCAGGGGGCGATAGCATACACGACCGGGAAGGTGTTCACACTCGAATACTACATGAAAAAAGTAGAGGAGCTTCTCAAGCTGGACGTCGACGTCATAACCATTAAGGACATGGCAGGCCTCTTAACACCATGGAAGGCCTACGAACTGGTCAGCGAGATAAAGGAGACCTACGGCGTTCCCGTCGATGTTCACACCCACTCCACGACGGGAATGGCGGTTGCGACGTACATGAAGGCCGTGGAAGCCGGGGCCGACTTCATAGACACTGCCATAAGTCCGCTCGCCTTCGGAACGGCCCAGCCGGGCATACAGACCATATGGCACGCCCTTCCGGAGGCCGTTGGAAGTCACCTAGACCGCGAGCTGATTCACGGGGTATCACGCTATCTTAGGAAACTGCTTGAGGAGAAATACTGGGGATTGCTCCACAAGGAGGCCCTTATGGTAAACCCCTATGTCCTCAAGTACCAGGTTCCCGGAGGAATGTACTCCAACCTCATAAGCCAGCTTAAGGAGATGAAGGCTCTGGACAGGCTCCAGGAGGTTCTCGAGGAGATACCGCGCGTTAGGGAAGACCTCGGCTGGCCACCGCTGGTAACGCCAACGAGCCAAATAGTAGGGACACAGGCTGTCCTCAACGTCCTGTTCGGAAGGTACGAGAGGATAACGCAGGAGGTCAAGAACTACATCAAGGGGCTCTACGGCAGGCCGCCGGCGGAGATAAACCCGGAACTCAAGAAGAAGGTTCTGGGAGACGATGAGCCGATAACGGTAAGGCCGGGAGAGCTCCTCGAACCGATGCTGGAGAAATGCAGGGAGGAGCTTGAGAAGCTGGGAATTGAGAAGGAAGAGGACATCCTAACCTACTGCCTCTTCCCACAGGTGGCGAAAGAGTTCTTCGAGGCGAGAAAGGCAGGAAGGAAAGGACCGAAGATGCCGCCGGGTGCTCAAAAATTCAAGCTCTACGTGAACGGCGTTGAATTCGAGGTCGGACTTGAAGGAGTTGACCTGAGCGCGCTGAATTACCTGCCCCAGATAGCGAGCGCTGGAGCAGCAGCCCCGACAGCACAAGTGGTTTCTACCCCAAGTGCCCCAGCGGCCCCGGTTTCGGTTCCGAGTGCTCCAACTGCACCCACTCTGACTCCTGTTGCTTCTGCTGCACCGGCTACTCCTTCACCAGCTCCAGCCACCACTGGCGAGGGAGTTGTTACTGCTCCAATGCCCGGAAAAATCCTCAGAATACTAGTCAAAGAAGGCGAGCAGGTCAAAACAGGCCAAGGACTACTCATTCTCGAAGCAATGAAAATGGAAAACGAAATCCCAGCACCAAAAGACGGCACAATAAAGAAAATCCTAGTAAAAGAAGGCGACACCGTAAACACCGGCGACCCACTAATAGAAATCGGGTAGTGACATTGTACGTCCTTTATTCCATTTTCTTTGCGTTTATAATCACGATATCCTCGAAGAATACGTGCCTTCTGGCGACGACTTTCCCCAAAAGATCAACCTCTTCGAGCCGTTTGAGGGTCTCCTCAATCCCAGTTATCGAGCTCTGAACTATCTGGACGACTCCGCTTGGTTTTAGATAGTTGGGAACCTCTTCTATGAACCTGTCGAGTACTTCCCTACCAGTTTTCCCACCCACAAGGGCGAGGTCTATCGGCTCTTCTGGTTCGCCGGGGAGGTAAGGGGCGTTGAAGGTTATAACGTCAAATTTACCAGAGATATTCTCAAAGAGGTCGCTGAGTCTAAATTCGACGTTGGTTACGCTGTTCAGCTCTGCGTTTTCCCTTGCCAGCTCAACGGCCATGGGGTTTATGTCAACACCGAGAACGTAGCGGGCCTTTCTGGCCATCAAAAGGGCTATTATTCCAGTCCCAGTGCCCACATCCAGGGCGATGTCACCTTCCTTGATCTCAAGGTTCTCGGCGAGGAGAAAGGTGTCCTCTGCAGGTTCGTAGACCTGGGGATGGAGCTTTATTCTGAGGCCTTGATATTCGAGGAACATAGAGAGAGATCGGGAAAGGAAGTTAAAGCCTTTCCTATGTACCGGCCAAAAGTTCCAAGTCAAGAAAGGCACGGAAAAGAAAGGAAATCACTTCTTCTTCCACTCGGTGTAGCCGCACCTTCCGCAGCTCCAGCGGTCGCCGTGGTCGGCCATGAAGACACCCGGACCACAGCGCGGGCAGAACCTGTTCTTCCTCTTGACCTTGCCACCCTGAACCTCGTAGAGCTTCCACTTCTGGCTGGTCTTCTTCTTTCCACCCTTACCCTTGGCCATCTAAACCACCTCACTCCTCCTCTTTCTGAATGAGCCCGTCGCGAAGGAGGATGTACTCCGGCTCTATGTAGAGCATCCTCTCTCTGGTCTCGTAGGCCTTTGCGTAGCCCTTCGAAACGCTGCTTCCGAAGTAGCTCCTGATGTACTGAACTACCATCGTGTTCGGGTCTAGGTCGAGCATGGCCGCGAGCTTACCCTTCACCGCTTCCCTGCTCGGGGTAGGCTCACCCTCATGGAGGACGTCGAAGTGTATCTCCTTCCTCCCGAGGAGCTTGTTCTCCTTAATCTCGGTAACCTTAATCTCCATCACGAACCACCTCCATTCTTGAGAGCAACTTCGCACACCTGCGCTTGCATTCGGGTGTTACCTTTATAAGCACTACCCCCTCGTCCGGCTGGCCGTAGAGCACCACCGAGCCCAGGGGGGCGTACAGCACGGCGGGGATCGCCGCGAGATCCTCCTCACCGTTGACTTTGATATAAACTCTCCTGCCCCTGAGGGCGATCTCAACCCCCTTTCTGATGGCGTTTAATAAAGCTTTCGTTATCGTTCCGGGGGGATTTTTAACCGTTAAAAAAACTGCGTTTGAATCAACGGATGGGGTGTACTCTCGTCTCTTGGTTCTGAGGTCGTATATAGCCACGTCCGGAAAAAGTCCCACGTTGAGGACGTTTTCTGTTACAACA encodes the following:
- a CDS encoding pyruvate/oxaloacetate carboxyltransferase; translated protein: MARVDIIDTTFRDAHQSLIATRLQTEDMLAIAEKMDRIGFYSMEVWGGATFDVAIRYLNEDPWERLRLLREHISNTKLQMLLRGQNIVGYKHYPDDVVEKFVELAHKNGVDIFRVFDALNDVRNMEVAIRKAKEVGAEVQGAIAYTTGKVFTLEYYMKKVEELLKLDVDVITIKDMAGLLTPWKAYELVSEIKETYGVPVDVHTHSTTGMAVATYMKAVEAGADFIDTAISPLAFGTAQPGIQTIWHALPEAVGSHLDRELIHGVSRYLRKLLEEKYWGLLHKEALMVNPYVLKYQVPGGMYSNLISQLKEMKALDRLQEVLEEIPRVREDLGWPPLVTPTSQIVGTQAVLNVLFGRYERITQEVKNYIKGLYGRPPAEINPELKKKVLGDDEPITVRPGELLEPMLEKCREELEKLGIEKEEDILTYCLFPQVAKEFFEARKAGRKGPKMPPGAQKFKLYVNGVEFEVGLEGVDLSALNYLPQIASAGAAAPTAQVVSTPSAPAAPVSVPSAPTAPTLTPVASAAPATPSPAPATTGEGVVTAPMPGKILRILVKEGEQVKTGQGLLILEAMKMENEIPAPKDGTIKKILVKEGDTVNTGDPLIEIG
- a CDS encoding thymidine kinase, which produces MHPGGFLEVITGPMFAGKTTELIKRVERQIFAKKKAALFKPAIDNRYSERDVVAHNGLRYEAFVVPTTEEGVERIAEITLSEGYEVIGIDEVQFFPLSIVKTLNELADQGIYVIASGLNLDFKADPFPVTKELLVRADNIVYLTAVCTVCGKPATRSQRLIDGKPAPRNSPVIQVGGRESYEARCREHHIVPEG
- a CDS encoding DUF371 domain-containing protein gives rise to the protein MRRGAGSTTSSLRGELVEVIHCRGHPNVKATHRSTLEFTKEDYLTPRGDCIICIEADRGINDLSEEFKKALREGKRLQIRIRVGDLTDEVIAEGSEDLILDHPYSMVIRKSDYIDARTLAVRANKAARDIDRRIVEMLKKPETEAEVELRILD
- a CDS encoding 30S ribosomal protein S24e gives rise to the protein MEIKVTEIKENKLLGRKEIHFDVLHEGEPTPSREAVKGKLAAMLDLDPNTMVVQYIRSYFGSSVSKGYAKAYETRERMLYIEPEYILLRDGLIQKEEE
- a CDS encoding HemK2/MTQ2 family protein methyltransferase — its product is MFLEYQGLRIKLHPQVYEPAEDTFLLAENLEIKEGDIALDVGTGTGIIALLMARKARYVLGVDINPMAVELARENAELNSVTNVEFRLSDLFENISGKFDVITFNAPYLPGEPEEPIDLALVGGKTGREVLDRFIEEVPNYLKPSGVVQIVQSSITGIEETLKRLEEVDLLGKVVARRHVFFEDIVIINAKKME
- a CDS encoding 30S ribosomal protein S27ae, which produces MAKGKGGKKKTSQKWKLYEVQGGKVKRKNRFCPRCGPGVFMADHGDRWSCGRCGYTEWKKK
- a CDS encoding GTP-dependent dephospho-CoA kinase; translated protein: MCPDFYFLLTPELRGELKEPLGDLVRGEIPEPYVKLAPLLKSSDFVITVGDVVTENVLNVGLFPDVAIYDLRTKRREYTPSVDSNAVFLTVKNPPGTITKALLNAIRKGVEIALRGRRVYIKVNGEEDLAAIPAVLYAPLGSVVLYGQPDEGVVLIKVTPECKRRCAKLLSRMEVVRDGD
- a CDS encoding DUF835 domain-containing protein, with the protein product MPADILGAVAGVIALLISLVFTISAYLYYQRLTTPASKGLAFRILLSSLFSVAGSLGVIIDSLSPKPLWWIMASMFLTSYLIIMTAALHYLKLSVQLFGREASQSPFEKKPGKGAVVGGFSISSDDLSKIAPLCKLVNGVVYVGRKQKPVGCSKADKTIWLSRVDAPNATDPAKLHVIMEHIMRFVSEKGGNCLIILDGLEYLLLHNDFKGVMKFLASLKDYVLLSNSLLVVVIDEETLGRREFSVLRREFPELEVEGLLSRAEERALFGALSKETLEAEEEEKPEGDS